A window from Hymenobacter volaticus encodes these proteins:
- a CDS encoding SDR family NAD(P)-dependent oxidoreductase — MDLKLQNKTVLVTASTGGIGLEIARSFAREGATVIINGRTEDSVAQATAQLRADLPEAKLLPLAADNGTAEGGARTIAEYPDVDILVNNLGIYENHDVFTLTDEDWQRIFDVNIQSGVRLSRHYLPGMIARNTGRVLFISSEAALTAAADMAPYSATKLMQLSISRSLAERTHGTNVTVNSLLPGSTLTPGVQELVKKVFPDDEFAVGERRFMAENRPTSIIGRLIRPQEIADFAVFICSGLAGAINGAALRVDGGIYRSAV; from the coding sequence ATGGATTTAAAATTGCAGAATAAAACTGTCTTGGTTACGGCTTCCACTGGAGGCATCGGGTTGGAAATTGCCCGTTCCTTTGCTCGCGAGGGAGCCACCGTAATTATTAATGGCCGGACCGAGGACAGCGTAGCGCAAGCCACTGCCCAACTGCGCGCCGATTTGCCCGAGGCGAAGTTGCTACCCCTGGCGGCCGACAACGGCACGGCCGAAGGCGGAGCCCGTACCATTGCCGAATACCCCGACGTGGACATACTCGTCAACAACCTGGGCATCTACGAAAACCACGACGTTTTCACCCTCACCGACGAAGACTGGCAACGTATATTTGACGTAAATATCCAAAGCGGAGTGCGGCTCTCGCGTCATTACCTGCCCGGCATGATTGCGCGCAACACGGGCCGCGTTCTGTTCATTTCCAGCGAAGCCGCCCTGACGGCTGCCGCTGATATGGCCCCGTACAGTGCCACCAAGCTCATGCAGCTTTCTATTTCGCGCAGCTTAGCAGAGCGCACCCACGGCACCAACGTTACGGTGAATTCACTGTTGCCGGGCTCTACGCTTACGCCGGGCGTGCAGGAACTAGTCAAGAAAGTTTTCCCGGACGATGAGTTTGCCGTAGGTGAGCGGCGCTTTATGGCCGAAAACCGTCCTACGTCCATTATCGGCCGCCTGATTCGGCCCCAAGAAATTGCCGATTTTGCCGTATTTATATGCAGTGGCCTGGCCGGAGCCATCAACGGGGCCGCCTTGCGGGTAGATGGCGGCATTTATCGCAGCGCCGTGTAG
- a CDS encoding phosphoribosylpyrophosphate synthetase → MNTYDTLTEAIADLRQRDYVLDYNLIDGVAQCQQLPEMLSPHELAVQEVYRFEGASDPDDNMVLYALQSKKNPANKGLLVAAYGPYVETQAAEFIQQLDAL, encoded by the coding sequence ATGAACACCTACGATACGCTCACCGAAGCCATAGCGGACCTGCGCCAGCGGGACTACGTGCTCGATTACAACCTGATTGACGGAGTAGCCCAATGCCAGCAGCTCCCCGAAATGCTAAGTCCCCATGAGCTCGCTGTTCAGGAGGTGTACCGCTTCGAAGGTGCGTCCGACCCCGACGATAACATGGTGCTTTACGCACTGCAATCCAAGAAAAACCCCGCCAACAAAGGCCTGCTGGTAGCCGCGTACGGCCCCTACGTGGAAACGCAGGCCGCCGAGTTTATTCAGCAGCTCGACGCCTTGTAA
- a CDS encoding helix-turn-helix domain-containing protein, with amino-acid sequence MITALDFQDASAPLLFDLSPLAALRQAPPPADLATRWPQYTLVLVEEEGYHVGPLLADNQVPRTLYFGRPGQTALELVPKRAKGQVLRFTDEFVRLTGTDRELLLFQLFHQAAAEPVLVPDEQAMEMAFLVGSLQRQAASAAILRDDLLRSYLKTLLLHCTRLSQQQRGATGSMVQAGLFGRFQQLLELHYAQWKSVAEYADQLHVTANHLSVSIRKETGQPASEHIRRRIMLEAKRLVSLRDASLKEVAYQLGFEDVAHFSKLFKRCTGITFSHFKKQIQAQYNCPLPKLMIA; translated from the coding sequence ATGATAACGGCCCTCGACTTTCAAGACGCCAGCGCGCCGCTCTTGTTCGACCTCAGTCCGCTGGCTGCGCTACGGCAAGCGCCACCGCCGGCCGACCTGGCCACTCGCTGGCCGCAATACACACTGGTGCTGGTAGAGGAGGAGGGGTACCACGTCGGGCCGCTCTTAGCTGACAACCAAGTGCCTCGGACTTTGTATTTCGGGCGGCCCGGGCAGACCGCTCTGGAACTGGTGCCTAAGAGGGCCAAAGGGCAAGTGCTGCGCTTCACCGACGAGTTTGTGAGGCTGACCGGCACCGACCGGGAACTACTGCTGTTCCAGTTGTTTCATCAGGCCGCCGCGGAGCCGGTGCTCGTGCCCGACGAACAGGCAATGGAAATGGCTTTTCTGGTTGGCAGCCTGCAACGGCAGGCAGCTAGCGCGGCCATCTTGCGCGACGACCTGCTCCGCTCTTACCTCAAAACGCTGCTGCTGCACTGTACCCGCCTCAGCCAGCAGCAACGCGGGGCAACTGGCAGCATGGTGCAGGCGGGGTTGTTTGGCCGTTTTCAGCAGCTACTAGAGCTCCACTACGCCCAATGGAAATCGGTAGCTGAGTATGCCGATCAGTTGCACGTGACGGCCAATCACCTCAGCGTCAGCATTCGTAAGGAAACCGGCCAGCCTGCCAGCGAGCATATTCGGCGGCGTATCATGCTGGAGGCAAAACGCTTGGTGTCACTGCGCGACGCCTCGCTGAAGGAAGTGGCCTATCAGCTCGGTTTCGAGGACGTAGCTCACTTCAGCAAGCTGTTCAAGCGCTGCACGGGCATTACGTTTTCGCACTTCAAAAAACAGATACAAGCGCAGTACAACTGCCCGCTGCCGAAGCTGATGATAGCCTAG
- a CDS encoding alpha/beta fold hydrolase: protein MKKTFVLVHGAWSGEYAWDLLRPQLEHLGHRVVTFNLPGHEGEPPPLAELTLERYVAATIEHVAAETGRVVLVGHSMAGMIISQVAEYLPAKIARLVYLCAYLPRNNQSAFDFPDPDSLMLANLVLSADQRTATIQPAAIVPIFAADCSPAVQQLVVARHRPEALTPFQDKVTLTEGNFGRVLKCYIETLHDVGISTNLQRQMLLADGTVADIAALDCGHSPHFAKPAELAALLDSI from the coding sequence ATGAAAAAAACATTTGTGCTCGTACACGGGGCCTGGTCGGGTGAATACGCTTGGGACTTGTTGCGGCCGCAGCTAGAGCACCTAGGGCACCGGGTCGTGACGTTCAACCTGCCGGGGCACGAAGGCGAGCCGCCCCCGCTGGCTGAGCTAACGCTTGAACGCTATGTGGCCGCTACCATCGAGCACGTAGCGGCCGAAACGGGGCGGGTGGTGCTGGTTGGTCACAGCATGGCGGGCATGATTATTTCGCAAGTGGCCGAGTACCTTCCCGCCAAAATCGCGCGGTTGGTGTACCTATGCGCCTACCTGCCCCGCAACAACCAAAGCGCCTTCGACTTTCCCGACCCCGATAGCCTAATGCTAGCCAACCTGGTGCTATCGGCCGACCAGCGGACGGCCACCATTCAGCCGGCCGCTATCGTGCCCATTTTTGCGGCAGATTGCTCGCCGGCTGTTCAGCAACTAGTTGTAGCGCGGCACCGCCCCGAGGCGCTAACTCCGTTCCAGGACAAGGTGACGCTAACCGAGGGCAACTTCGGGCGGGTTTTGAAATGCTACATCGAAACCCTACACGACGTCGGCATTAGCACCAATCTGCAACGGCAGATGCTGCTCGCCGATGGCACCGTGGCCGATATTGCCGCCCTAGACTGCGGCCATAGCCCGCATTTTGCGAAGCCCGCCGAGCTGGCCGCTCTCCTGGACAGCATCTAA
- a CDS encoding tetratricopeptide repeat-containing sensor histidine kinase, which produces MKRLLLLLLCGFWFTSQAEPLYPLLDSAAVARLYTQLRQSQPDTNRVQLLLQLGTDVLDRSEELDVDFKPAWSFYRQAQALSATLHYQTGLISCLYMRGRLQSIASADTSGLSSIRRGIKLSQQQHRSRLEALGWFHLGNSYPRVAYYLPLSIACFQRAGNLYRQLGRRGETAYMLKQVADMHLLQGNSVQALKELEQVVPLYKAAGYRKLHYSYDLLLAANRQLGNYKEALRYGLATIETAQATHDTISIEGFYSRVAALYNELEEPDKALHYYQKALRNNQLTHSSEVATAGDIANVLVKQGKPQQALNFYLRTTKGKTGLEQRAHAQRLATLYVALKQYPQAEQQYAKVLALSKSKPTSDMSRMYLNQTLGQFYLLTKQHSKARWYFQQALQESEHSGFLVGTSRLHLLLFRVDSAQGNFPAAIAHYQRYKLLTDSVFNEKKNKQLASLEIQYDTRKKEQNIALLTKQTQVQQARLRQREFQRNALLVGAVLLTLVLGLGYNRYRLKQRSNQLLEEKQAEINQQNQALQHLLKEKDWMLKEIHHRVKNNLEMINSLLETQSDYLRDPAAVAALREGQNRVHAMALIHQKLYQANNLTLVDMQGYIRQIAEHLLDSFDCQETVQVQLAVDPVELEVTLVTPLGLIINEALTNALKYAFPNQQPGTVAVALAALGQGRFRLTIEDDGVGFPAGYDLEHGSTMGLTIMHGLSEQLDGTLRITQTRGVRIRLDFEAITSPTPAKPVTV; this is translated from the coding sequence ATGAAGCGTCTGCTGCTGTTGCTGCTTTGCGGGTTCTGGTTTACCAGCCAAGCCGAACCGCTGTATCCACTGCTTGACAGCGCCGCGGTGGCTAGATTGTACACGCAGTTGCGCCAGAGCCAACCCGATACCAACCGCGTGCAGCTTCTGCTACAATTGGGTACCGATGTGCTAGACCGGAGCGAAGAGCTTGACGTCGATTTCAAACCAGCTTGGAGCTTTTATCGGCAGGCCCAAGCCCTAAGCGCGACGCTCCACTACCAAACCGGGCTCATCAGCTGCCTTTATATGCGGGGCCGGCTGCAAAGCATTGCTTCCGCCGATACCAGCGGGCTCTCTAGTATCCGGCGGGGCATCAAGCTCAGCCAACAGCAACACCGTTCACGCTTGGAGGCATTGGGTTGGTTTCACCTCGGCAATTCCTACCCCCGCGTAGCCTACTACCTCCCGTTGAGCATTGCCTGCTTCCAGCGGGCTGGCAACTTATATCGGCAACTTGGCCGCCGGGGCGAAACAGCCTACATGCTCAAGCAAGTGGCCGATATGCACCTGTTGCAAGGCAACTCGGTGCAGGCGCTGAAAGAATTGGAGCAGGTAGTACCGTTGTACAAGGCGGCAGGCTACCGTAAGCTGCATTACTCCTACGACCTGTTGCTGGCGGCCAACCGGCAGCTGGGCAACTACAAAGAGGCGCTACGCTACGGTCTGGCTACCATCGAGACTGCGCAAGCCACCCACGACACCATTTCTATTGAGGGGTTCTACTCGAGGGTGGCCGCCCTCTACAACGAGCTGGAGGAACCCGATAAGGCCCTCCACTACTACCAGAAAGCGTTGCGCAACAATCAATTGACGCATTCCTCCGAGGTGGCAACGGCGGGTGACATTGCCAACGTCCTGGTCAAGCAGGGAAAGCCTCAGCAGGCCCTCAACTTTTATCTGCGCACCACCAAGGGCAAAACGGGCCTTGAGCAGAGGGCCCATGCCCAGCGTTTGGCCACCTTGTATGTGGCCCTAAAGCAGTACCCGCAGGCGGAGCAGCAGTATGCAAAAGTACTGGCGCTGTCGAAAAGCAAGCCGACCAGCGACATGAGCCGCATGTACCTCAACCAGACACTAGGGCAGTTTTACTTGCTTACCAAGCAGCACAGCAAGGCCCGCTGGTATTTTCAGCAGGCCCTTCAGGAAAGTGAGCATAGCGGCTTTCTGGTCGGAACGTCGCGTCTGCATCTGCTCTTGTTCCGCGTTGATTCCGCTCAGGGCAACTTCCCGGCCGCCATTGCGCATTACCAGCGCTACAAGCTGCTGACCGACTCGGTGTTTAATGAAAAGAAAAACAAGCAGCTGGCAAGCCTGGAAATTCAATACGACACGCGCAAAAAGGAGCAGAACATTGCCTTGCTCACCAAACAAACCCAGGTGCAGCAAGCGCGCCTCCGCCAACGCGAGTTTCAGCGCAATGCCTTACTTGTTGGAGCCGTGCTGCTGACACTGGTGCTGGGGTTGGGCTATAACCGCTACCGGCTCAAGCAGCGCAGCAACCAGCTTCTGGAAGAGAAGCAAGCGGAAATCAATCAGCAAAATCAGGCGCTTCAGCACTTGTTGAAAGAGAAAGACTGGATGCTTAAAGAGATTCACCACCGCGTCAAAAACAACCTGGAGATGATCAACAGCTTGTTGGAAACGCAGTCGGATTATTTGCGCGATCCTGCGGCGGTGGCAGCCCTGCGGGAAGGCCAAAATCGAGTGCATGCCATGGCCCTGATCCACCAAAAGCTCTACCAAGCCAACAACCTGACCTTGGTGGATATGCAAGGCTACATCCGCCAAATCGCGGAACACTTGCTGGACTCGTTTGACTGCCAGGAAACCGTGCAGGTGCAGCTAGCAGTAGATCCGGTCGAGTTGGAAGTAACGCTGGTGACTCCGCTGGGTTTGATTATCAACGAAGCCCTGACCAATGCACTCAAGTATGCGTTTCCAAACCAGCAGCCCGGCACGGTGGCAGTGGCGCTAGCAGCACTAGGGCAAGGACGATTTCGTTTAACCATCGAGGACGATGGAGTGGGCTTTCCGGCGGGCTATGACCTGGAACACGGCTCCACAATGGGACTTACCATCATGCACGGGCTGAGCGAGCAACTAGATGGCACCTTACGCATCACCCAGACCCGAGGCGTGCGCATCCGCCTTGATTTCGAGGCCATAACCAGCCCCACGCCCGCCAAGCCGGTTACAGTGTAA
- a CDS encoding FAD-containing oxidoreductase, with amino-acid sequence MNHSFDALIIGAGQAGPSLAGRLTAAGWTVGLVERKNFGGTCVNTGCTPTKAMIASAKAAHTLRQAANYGLGPVPEFTVNLAQVKARKDSIVASSRAGLEKWLQQMPNCTVFRGTARFLSPTTMQVGDEVLEAKHIFLNVGGRPASPPLPGISEVPYLTSTTLLALEELPTHLVIVGAGAVGLEFAQMFRRLGSEVTIVERSRRLLPHDDEDVSAAVADILAAEGITLRLGAECISLGQEEGQPVVHVSCEDDPSPSRGSHLLLAMGRQPNTDDLALEKAGLQADARGYLPVDEELRTAVPGIWALGDCNGRGAFTHTAYNDFEIVAANLLDQGQRRLSDRLPAWAVYLDPPYAKVGLTEAEVRAAGTPALMGKRPMTKVGRAVEKGETQGFMKVLVHAETDQILGASIVGTGGDEAIHCIITAMYAQQTAAFMRRNVFIHPTVSELIPTVFGELKPLDTTVKPAADK; translated from the coding sequence ATGAATCACTCTTTTGATGCGCTGATAATTGGAGCGGGCCAGGCGGGCCCATCATTAGCGGGGCGGCTAACGGCTGCCGGCTGGACGGTAGGCTTGGTAGAACGCAAAAACTTCGGCGGTACCTGCGTCAATACGGGGTGTACGCCCACCAAAGCCATGATTGCTAGCGCCAAAGCGGCGCACACCCTGCGCCAAGCGGCGAACTATGGTCTGGGCCCGGTGCCGGAATTTACGGTGAACTTAGCCCAGGTGAAAGCCCGCAAAGACAGCATTGTAGCTTCCTCGCGCGCTGGCTTGGAGAAGTGGCTGCAGCAAATGCCCAACTGCACCGTTTTCCGGGGCACGGCCCGCTTTCTGTCGCCAACTACCATGCAAGTGGGCGACGAGGTGCTAGAGGCCAAGCACATTTTCCTGAACGTAGGCGGCCGGCCCGCCAGTCCGCCTTTGCCTGGCATAAGCGAAGTGCCCTATCTTACCAGCACCACCCTATTGGCGCTGGAAGAGCTGCCAACGCATTTGGTGATAGTGGGCGCGGGGGCGGTAGGGCTGGAGTTTGCGCAAATGTTTCGGCGGCTGGGGTCAGAGGTAACTATAGTCGAGCGGAGTCGGCGCCTACTGCCCCACGACGATGAGGATGTATCCGCCGCCGTAGCCGATATTCTGGCCGCGGAAGGCATCACGCTCCGGCTTGGGGCCGAATGCATTAGCCTAGGGCAGGAAGAAGGGCAGCCGGTGGTGCATGTTAGTTGCGAAGATGATCCGTCGCCGAGCCGCGGCTCTCACTTGCTGTTGGCCATGGGCCGCCAGCCCAACACTGATGATTTGGCGCTGGAAAAAGCCGGTTTGCAAGCCGATGCCCGCGGCTACTTGCCCGTTGATGAAGAACTGCGCACCGCCGTGCCGGGTATTTGGGCGCTAGGCGACTGCAACGGGCGGGGCGCCTTCACCCACACCGCCTACAACGACTTCGAGATAGTAGCCGCCAACCTACTCGACCAAGGCCAGCGACGGCTCAGCGACCGGCTGCCCGCTTGGGCCGTCTACCTCGACCCACCCTACGCCAAAGTAGGTCTGACGGAAGCTGAAGTGCGCGCCGCCGGCACCCCGGCCCTGATGGGCAAGCGGCCCATGACTAAAGTCGGGCGAGCCGTGGAGAAAGGCGAAACGCAAGGCTTTATGAAGGTACTGGTGCACGCTGAAACCGACCAGATTTTGGGCGCCAGCATTGTGGGCACCGGCGGCGACGAGGCCATTCACTGTATCATTACGGCCATGTACGCACAGCAAACCGCCGCCTTCATGCGCCGCAACGTGTTTATTCACCCCACCGTGTCGGAGCTGATTCCCACTGTATTTGGGGAGTTGAAGCCGCTTGATACAACTGTTAAACCAGCCGCAGACAAATAG
- a CDS encoding sigma 54-interacting transcriptional regulator: MAVFDNELATTASILIVEDEFLIANNLRRILTKAGYQVTGLAKTVAEAQLLLAQATPDIVLLDVFLKGEQTGIDLAQWLNKQQIPFVFLSANLSDSVLEAAKVTQPFGFLNKPFRAKDVLSTLEIARYRHAHSEEAKLRQQQQIQVAVNNAIITLHDRDQLSLAIAAQLDKLVPFSFLNLRIALPEEQSFYWVMLRKTALGTFERIHLPVLLGPNASDELLEKLTQETPDQLGEQPGIFTGEAFQELCAKYLTARAIHDTFGVQSLLVLPVVLKRRSFTNLQLARTDSNGFSPADYEAISLVISQIALALDNLLACEEIDARRRLKTAELALASAFQNGKSMVEIAPQVAAAINDVLPGIDLLSVYRVGRVLGGTPFDITVQKKDGIYVPLSEDEIRLPATISPLEWQQQVAAMESWLVQPTLNVGRQAVEVQGRNLVAQLYGAQLGLQSSMYVPIIIKGQTVAALVVASKAAYAFTPKDLQTLQSLNYELALALENLLAFERIKLLSEQLEQEKTYLSEEIKTSHNFEEIVGTSPALLAVLGSIAQVAPTDYTVLVTGETGTGKELIARAVHNLSKRKGRTMVKVNCAALPPQLIESELFGHEKGSYTGATDKRIGKFELAHGSTIFLDEIGELPLELQAKLLRVIQEKEIERLGGKGPIVVDVRIIAATNRNLHEEVAAGRFRADLYYRLNVFPVLVPPLRERPEDILPLTAYFMQKISKKLGKPLTGLSNAMRQQLQQYTWPGNIRELEHVLERAAIMARSTTLELNEPLVASPLPSSAFATGTVKPMQEAMRETILAALAQSNNRIRGQGGAAELLNLKPTTLESRMKKLQITPMK, from the coding sequence ATGGCTGTATTTGATAATGAACTCGCCACTACGGCCAGCATTCTAATTGTAGAAGATGAGTTTCTGATTGCCAACAACTTGCGGCGCATTCTAACTAAGGCCGGCTATCAGGTTACAGGCTTAGCCAAGACGGTGGCCGAAGCCCAGCTATTGCTAGCGCAGGCCACCCCCGATATCGTGCTGTTGGACGTATTTTTAAAAGGAGAGCAGACGGGCATCGACCTGGCGCAGTGGCTGAACAAGCAGCAGATTCCCTTCGTTTTTCTATCCGCTAACTTGTCGGATAGCGTGCTAGAGGCGGCGAAAGTGACCCAGCCGTTTGGCTTCCTCAACAAGCCGTTTCGCGCCAAAGACGTCCTCTCGACGCTGGAAATTGCCCGATACCGCCACGCCCACAGCGAGGAAGCTAAACTGCGGCAGCAGCAGCAAATCCAAGTGGCTGTCAACAACGCCATCATCACCCTGCACGACCGTGACCAACTTAGCTTGGCCATTGCCGCCCAGCTCGATAAGCTGGTGCCTTTTTCCTTTTTGAACCTGCGCATCGCCTTGCCCGAGGAGCAGTCGTTTTATTGGGTGATGCTGCGCAAAACAGCCTTGGGTACGTTCGAGCGCATTCATTTGCCGGTGCTGCTAGGCCCTAATGCTTCCGATGAGCTGTTGGAGAAACTCACGCAAGAAACCCCCGACCAGCTAGGCGAGCAGCCAGGCATTTTCACAGGCGAAGCCTTCCAAGAATTGTGCGCCAAGTACCTGACGGCACGGGCCATTCACGATACGTTCGGCGTGCAATCGTTGCTGGTACTACCTGTGGTGCTGAAACGGCGCTCGTTTACGAATCTGCAGCTGGCCCGCACCGACTCCAACGGCTTTTCGCCCGCCGACTACGAAGCCATTAGCCTAGTTATTTCGCAGATTGCCTTGGCCCTCGATAACCTGCTGGCCTGCGAAGAAATAGACGCGCGGCGGCGGCTGAAAACAGCGGAATTGGCCTTAGCCAGCGCGTTTCAGAACGGTAAAAGCATGGTAGAAATAGCCCCGCAAGTGGCCGCCGCCATCAACGACGTGCTGCCTGGCATTGATTTGCTGAGTGTTTACCGCGTGGGACGAGTGCTAGGAGGCACCCCTTTCGACATAACCGTTCAAAAAAAGGACGGCATTTACGTACCTCTGTCTGAAGATGAAATCAGGCTGCCGGCCACCATTTCCCCGCTTGAGTGGCAGCAACAAGTGGCGGCTATGGAGTCTTGGCTGGTGCAGCCAACCCTGAACGTGGGGCGGCAGGCGGTTGAGGTGCAGGGCAGAAACTTGGTGGCGCAACTGTACGGAGCGCAACTAGGATTGCAGTCGTCGATGTACGTGCCCATTATCATCAAAGGGCAGACGGTGGCGGCCTTGGTGGTAGCGAGCAAGGCCGCCTATGCTTTCACTCCGAAAGACTTGCAAACCTTGCAAAGCCTGAATTACGAGCTGGCGTTGGCGCTGGAAAATTTGCTGGCCTTCGAGCGCATCAAACTATTGAGCGAACAGCTAGAGCAAGAGAAAACCTACCTGAGCGAGGAAATCAAAACCAGCCACAATTTCGAGGAAATTGTGGGTACCAGCCCGGCACTACTGGCCGTGCTTGGCAGCATAGCTCAAGTAGCTCCCACCGATTATACGGTGCTGGTAACCGGCGAGACGGGCACGGGCAAAGAACTGATTGCACGGGCCGTGCACAACCTGTCGAAACGCAAAGGGCGCACGATGGTGAAAGTGAATTGCGCGGCGCTGCCTCCGCAGTTGATTGAATCCGAGTTGTTTGGCCACGAAAAAGGTAGCTATACCGGCGCCACAGACAAGCGCATCGGCAAATTCGAGCTGGCCCACGGTAGCACCATCTTCCTCGACGAAATTGGGGAGTTGCCCCTAGAACTACAGGCCAAGCTGCTACGCGTTATTCAGGAAAAGGAAATCGAGCGCCTTGGCGGCAAAGGCCCGATAGTGGTAGATGTGCGCATTATTGCGGCCACCAACCGCAATTTACACGAGGAAGTAGCTGCCGGCCGTTTCCGCGCCGACCTCTACTACCGGCTCAACGTGTTTCCGGTGCTGGTACCGCCCTTGCGCGAACGGCCGGAAGACATTTTGCCGCTTACGGCTTATTTCATGCAGAAAATCAGCAAAAAGCTGGGCAAGCCGCTCACCGGGCTCTCGAACGCCATGCGCCAGCAACTGCAGCAGTACACTTGGCCCGGCAATATCCGCGAACTGGAACACGTGCTCGAACGAGCCGCTATCATGGCTCGCTCGACGACCCTCGAATTAAATGAACCGCTCGTAGCCAGCCCACTACCGTCCTCGGCTTTTGCAACCGGGACCGTAAAGCCGATGCAAGAAGCCATGCGCGAAACAATCTTGGCGGCTCTAGCGCAATCCAACAACCGAATCCGCGGGCAGGGCGGGGCGGCAGAATTGCTAAATCTCAAGCCCACTACGTTGGAGTCGCGCATGAAAAAGCTCCAAATCACCCCCATGAAGTAA